From Bernardetia sp., one genomic window encodes:
- a CDS encoding NeuD/PglB/VioB family sugar acetyltransferase — MDIHSLPTEPNELPPILPLIIVGAKGLGKVALEVLQSTDNVIYCFLDEEYKEDAQISEINHVSIMGSSDDEDMLNLINDKCDYFVAIENSSDRKRLIKKIHKQRKKYPAIAVHSTAHIADDATMGYGTMIGMGTMIGANAKIGTSCIIGANATLDYDVEIANFTQIGIGANIGAGVKIEEDVFIGNGVTIIAGVTIGKGARVGAGSVVLSNIKAKETVLGNPAKAVSV; from the coding sequence ATGGATATTCATTCTCTTCCTACTGAACCAAACGAATTACCCCCTATTTTACCTCTGATTATTGTTGGAGCAAAAGGACTTGGAAAAGTAGCTTTAGAAGTCTTGCAAAGTACAGATAATGTAATCTATTGTTTTCTTGATGAAGAATACAAAGAAGATGCTCAAATTAGTGAAATCAATCATGTTTCAATTATGGGAAGTTCAGATGATGAAGATATGCTCAATCTCATCAATGATAAATGCGATTATTTCGTAGCCATAGAAAACAGCTCAGATAGAAAAAGACTTATCAAGAAAATCCATAAACAAAGAAAAAAATATCCAGCTATTGCTGTTCATTCCACAGCGCATATTGCAGACGATGCTACAATGGGTTATGGAACAATGATAGGAATGGGAACGATGATAGGTGCAAATGCAAAAATCGGAACAAGCTGTATTATTGGCGCAAATGCTACTTTAGATTATGATGTAGAGATAGCTAATTTTACTCAAATCGGCATTGGAGCAAATATCGGCGCAGGCGTAAAAATTGAAGAAGATGTTTTTATTGGCAATGGTGTAACCATAATTGCAGGCGTTACGATAGGAAAAGGTGCAAGAGTTGGAGCAGGAAGTGTAGTTTTAAGTAACATTAAAGCTAAAGAAACCGTTTTAGGTAATCCTGCAAAGGCTGTTTCTGTATAG
- a CDS encoding cytochrome-c peroxidase, translating to MRKYLILFGAIFIFACTEKENPTPKEELTGKYPTEELLYFGDADLPTDNITTYEGVELGRKLFYDKRLSSDKTISCASCHRQELAFTDGRAKSIGVNGAEMPVSAMSLVNLTWNSRLTWDGKSQTLEKQAILPMKNHLEMNQEAEITAQILSETEEYPPLFEKAFGSREITPTQITKALAQFQRTLISNNSNYDKYLRGEYQPTESELRGIELFFTHPDAEQGIRGGNCGDCHLGSLTSGSTIGFEGLHNNGLDNDENLKDGLFAVTQSRFDKGKFRTPSLRNIALTAPYMHDGRFRTLEEVIEHYDNGVKKSQTLSSLITAASNDFITDPNGEVYLALTEQEKKDIIAFLNMLTDDEFITNPAFSRPK from the coding sequence ATGAGAAAATACTTGATACTTTTTGGGGCTATCTTCATTTTTGCCTGTACAGAAAAAGAAAACCCAACGCCTAAAGAAGAACTAACAGGAAAATATCCTACCGAAGAACTCCTCTACTTTGGAGATGCTGACCTTCCAACAGATAATATCACAACTTATGAAGGTGTAGAATTAGGAAGAAAGCTTTTTTATGATAAACGTCTTTCTTCGGATAAGACAATTTCTTGCGCCAGTTGTCATAGACAAGAATTAGCCTTTACGGATGGAAGAGCAAAAAGTATTGGCGTAAATGGAGCAGAAATGCCTGTTAGTGCGATGTCTTTGGTTAATTTGACTTGGAATAGCCGACTGACGTGGGATGGAAAAAGCCAAACATTAGAAAAACAAGCCATTTTGCCAATGAAAAATCATTTGGAAATGAATCAAGAAGCAGAAATTACAGCTCAAATTCTGTCAGAAACAGAAGAATATCCACCACTTTTTGAAAAAGCCTTTGGAAGTAGAGAAATTACACCAACACAAATAACAAAAGCCTTAGCGCAGTTTCAGCGAACACTCATCAGCAACAATTCAAACTACGATAAGTATCTAAGAGGAGAATATCAGCCCACCGAATCAGAACTTAGAGGCATAGAATTATTTTTTACACATCCAGATGCAGAACAAGGAATCCGTGGAGGAAATTGTGGCGATTGTCATTTGGGCTCGCTCACTTCTGGTAGTACAATAGGTTTTGAAGGCTTACACAACAACGGTTTAGACAATGATGAAAATTTAAAAGATGGATTATTTGCCGTTACACAGAGTCGTTTTGATAAAGGAAAATTCAGAACGCCATCGCTTCGAAATATCGCTCTTACAGCTCCTTATATGCACGATGGAAGGTTTCGAACCTTAGAAGAAGTCATTGAACATTATGATAATGGTGTCAAAAAAAGCCAAACGCTTTCTTCACTTATTACGGCTGCCAGCAATGATTTTATTACTGACCCAAATGGAGAAGTTTATTTAGCTCTCACAGAACAAGAGAAAAAAGATATAATTGCATTTTTAAATATGCTTACTGATGACGAATTTATTACGAATCCAGCTTTTAGCAGACCAAAGTAA
- a CDS encoding TIGR03643 family protein, which produces MKKLKQLSERDTDRIIEMAWEDRTPFDAILSQFGITEKETITLMRREMKPSSFQMWRKRVQGRKTKHKAKAADDLKRFKCSRQKMVTLNKISKR; this is translated from the coding sequence ATGAAAAAGCTAAAACAACTTTCAGAGCGAGACACAGACAGAATTATAGAAATGGCGTGGGAAGACCGAACTCCTTTTGATGCTATTCTTTCTCAATTTGGAATTACAGAAAAAGAAACCATTACACTTATGCGAAGAGAAATGAAACCTTCTTCATTCCAAATGTGGCGCAAGCGTGTACAAGGTAGAAAAACGAAACATAAGGCAAAAGCAGCAGACGATTTAAAGCGTTTTAAATGTAGTCGTCAAAAAATGGTTACACTAAATAAAATTAGCAAGCGATAA
- a CDS encoding arsenate reductase family protein gives MEHDSIKDETMETISIQPQELVFIYHKNQKNWEERRTEAKGIAEFVREMELQDLTNTMWQTLLDWLNLEPKELFDEQHEKYDEKIKDKDYDRQDWLTILVNDYDMIKFPIAAINKKAVLCAQRNEITALYSNRPANEKLK, from the coding sequence ATGGAACACGACTCAATTAAAGACGAAACTATGGAAACTATCTCAATACAGCCTCAAGAATTGGTATTTATCTATCACAAAAATCAAAAAAACTGGGAAGAAAGGCGTACCGAGGCCAAAGGAATTGCTGAGTTTGTACGTGAGATGGAACTGCAAGACCTCACAAATACAATGTGGCAAACACTTCTAGATTGGCTCAACCTAGAACCCAAAGAACTCTTTGATGAACAACATGAAAAATACGATGAAAAAATTAAGGATAAAGATTATGATAGACAAGATTGGCTTACCATTTTAGTCAATGACTACGACATGATAAAATTTCCTATTGCAGCCATCAACAAAAAAGCTGTCTTGTGCGCTCAAAGAAATGAAATTACAGCACTTTATTCTAATCGTCCAGCCAATGAAAAATTGAAGTAG